One Sediminicola sp. YIK13 DNA segment encodes these proteins:
- the speB gene encoding agmatinase: protein MSANNNYAGIPDEFAQLEKAKVVLIPVPYDGTSTWGKGADKGPEAFLDASANMELYDIETGTEVYQQGIFLAPTITENSSAEAVVNAVHRNTKEYIKRNKFVTLFGGEHSISIGSIRAFNECFDNLTVLQIDAHADLRESYEGTKYNHACAVHEASQTTNLLQVGIRSMDIIEKTFMDEEKTFFAHDIVNDEYWMDKVISQMTDNVFITFDLDALDPSIMPSTGTPEPGGLLWYETLEFLKQVFAEKNVVGFDIMELCPNKVDKSSDFVAAKLYYKMLSYKFMEEAIEDAYDNTYDVDAKAGITNNSRFEDDED, encoded by the coding sequence ATGAGCGCGAATAACAATTATGCTGGCATTCCAGATGAGTTTGCACAATTGGAAAAGGCAAAGGTAGTTTTGATACCTGTACCTTATGATGGAACAAGTACTTGGGGCAAGGGAGCTGATAAAGGGCCCGAGGCATTTTTGGATGCTTCCGCCAATATGGAGTTGTATGATATAGAAACGGGGACCGAGGTTTATCAGCAAGGAATATTTCTGGCTCCTACCATTACCGAAAACAGTTCTGCCGAAGCGGTGGTGAATGCGGTACATAGAAACACCAAAGAATATATAAAACGCAATAAGTTTGTGACCCTTTTTGGAGGGGAGCATTCCATCTCCATTGGTTCTATCCGTGCCTTTAATGAGTGTTTTGACAATCTTACCGTTTTACAAATAGATGCACATGCGGACCTTAGGGAGTCCTATGAGGGCACAAAATACAACCATGCCTGTGCGGTGCACGAGGCAAGTCAGACTACCAACCTATTACAGGTAGGCATCCGTAGTATGGATATTATAGAAAAGACGTTTATGGATGAAGAAAAGACCTTCTTTGCCCATGATATTGTGAATGATGAATATTGGATGGACAAGGTAATTTCCCAAATGACCGATAACGTATTTATTACGTTCGATTTGGATGCTTTAGATCCTTCCATTATGCCCTCCACGGGAACACCGGAACCTGGAGGATTGTTATGGTATGAAACCTTGGAGTTTTTAAAACAGGTTTTTGCCGAAAAGAATGTAGTAGGTTTTGATATTATGGAGCTTTGTCCAAATAAGGTGGATAAATCTTCTGATTTTGTGGCAGCAAAACTTTACTACAAAATGTTAAGCTATAAATTTATGGAAGAAGCTATCGAGGATGCTTATGACAACACCTACGATGTGGACGCCAAAGCCGGAATTACTAATAATTCAAGATTCGAAGATGACGAAGACTAA
- a CDS encoding RMD1 family protein: MFEVVAFQIAASINIRQSKNLLPLEILFSDSVELFFKNGDKRFVHISQYGLVSFFNHSEKEIQAILKQLSTLSKDRVPYQLSEKIQVEVIPGQQKVTFNKVILPNFDSESIRLVMLNTSQSVALDRYLEITEQLLEETNVHTKLLERNGKLKISGNHLKRFIGKVLNIKNEISENLYIFDSPDSTWENEDLNRLDMELKQTFDLKDRYRYISERIGIIKEDLELFKDIMEHRESSRLEWIIIILILVEVLDLFVFRVLGLG; the protein is encoded by the coding sequence ATGTTTGAAGTTGTCGCATTCCAAATAGCAGCTTCCATAAATATTAGGCAAAGTAAAAATCTCTTGCCTTTGGAAATCCTGTTCTCTGACAGTGTTGAACTATTCTTTAAAAATGGGGACAAACGATTTGTCCACATTTCCCAATATGGACTGGTCTCTTTTTTCAATCATTCGGAAAAGGAAATCCAAGCCATCTTAAAGCAATTAAGTACATTGTCAAAGGATAGGGTTCCTTATCAACTTTCAGAAAAAATACAAGTAGAGGTTATTCCTGGGCAGCAAAAAGTGACCTTCAACAAAGTTATTCTTCCAAATTTTGATTCCGAATCCATTCGTTTGGTCATGTTGAACACCTCCCAATCGGTTGCGTTGGATCGGTATTTGGAGATTACAGAGCAGTTGTTGGAAGAGACCAATGTGCATACCAAACTTTTAGAGCGAAACGGAAAATTGAAGATTTCGGGTAACCACCTGAAAAGGTTTATCGGGAAGGTGCTGAACATTAAGAACGAAATTTCAGAAAATCTCTACATCTTTGATTCCCCGGACAGCACCTGGGAAAATGAAGATCTTAACCGTTTGGATATGGAACTCAAGCAGACCTTTGATCTAAAAGATAGATATCGATATATTTCTGAGCGCATTGGGATTATTAAGGAAGATTTGGAACTCTTCAAAGATATTATGGAGCATAGGGAGAGCAGCCGATTGGAATGGATCATCATCATACTGATTTTAGTGGAAGTGTTGGATTTGTTCGTATTTCGAGTACTTGGTTTGGGGTAA
- a CDS encoding VOC family protein, whose amino-acid sequence MEHAPFHMSLPCYSISKTRAFYADVIGAEIGRNSTRWLDVNLFGNQITFTKSGEFNFVFRTYKFGDTVLPSFHFGVIVDSDTWERMYKKLNTPDYELTTEVTFLKDKTGEHRSFFIQDPSGHSLEFKTFNDQSEMFAE is encoded by the coding sequence ATGGAACATGCACCTTTTCATATGTCTTTGCCTTGTTATAGCATCTCAAAGACCAGAGCTTTTTATGCGGACGTCATTGGGGCGGAGATCGGAAGAAATTCTACCCGATGGCTAGATGTGAATTTATTCGGAAACCAGATTACTTTTACCAAATCTGGGGAATTTAACTTCGTTTTCAGGACCTATAAATTTGGGGACACAGTATTGCCCTCTTTTCATTTCGGGGTTATCGTAGATTCAGATACCTGGGAGCGCATGTACAAAAAATTGAATACCCCAGATTATGAATTGACCACAGAGGTCACCTTTTTAAAGGATAAGACCGGGGAACACCGTTCATTTTTTATTCAGGATCCAAGTGGGCACTCCTTAGA
- a CDS encoding deoxyhypusine synthase family protein: MTKTKGAISNFIEKYYLHFNSAALVDAAKGYEDQLNNGAKMLVSLAGAMSTAELGKIFAEMIRQDKVQIISCTGANLEEDIMNLVAHSHYKRIPNYRDLTPQEEWDLLEKGLNRVTDTCIPEHEAFRRLQEHIYKIWKEADEAGERYLPHEYMYKMLLSGVLEEYYEIDLKDSWMYAAAEKNLPIVCPGWEDSTMGNIFASYVLKGDLKATTMKSGIEYMTFLADWYTDNSKDGIGFFQIGGGIAGDFPICVVPMLYQDMERTDTPFWSYFCQISDSTTSYGSYSGAVPNEKITWGKLDINTPKFIIESDATIVAPLIFAYLLDM, translated from the coding sequence ATGACGAAGACTAAGGGAGCAATCTCCAATTTTATTGAAAAATATTATTTACACTTTAACTCTGCAGCATTGGTAGATGCCGCAAAGGGGTATGAGGACCAATTGAACAATGGGGCCAAAATGTTGGTTTCCTTGGCGGGGGCTATGAGTACCGCTGAGCTGGGAAAGATTTTTGCAGAAATGATCCGTCAGGATAAGGTGCAGATCATCTCCTGTACAGGTGCCAACCTAGAAGAGGATATTATGAACTTGGTGGCGCATTCCCACTATAAAAGAATACCCAATTACCGAGATTTGACCCCCCAGGAAGAATGGGATCTATTGGAAAAAGGATTGAACAGGGTAACGGATACCTGTATCCCTGAACATGAGGCGTTTAGACGTTTACAGGAGCATATCTATAAGATTTGGAAAGAAGCAGATGAGGCGGGTGAGCGTTATCTTCCGCATGAATATATGTACAAGATGTTGCTTTCGGGTGTTTTGGAGGAGTATTACGAGATAGACCTTAAAGATTCTTGGATGTATGCAGCAGCAGAGAAAAACCTACCTATCGTTTGCCCAGGATGGGAAGATAGTACCATGGGGAATATTTTTGCTTCCTATGTGTTAAAGGGTGATTTGAAAGCTACCACAATGAAATCCGGGATTGAGTATATGACCTTTTTGGCCGATTGGTATACCGATAATTCTAAAGACGGAATTGGATTTTTCCAAATTGGAGGTGGTATCGCAGGAGATTTCCCTATTTGTGTCGTACCTATGCTTTATCAGGATATGGAACGTACAGATACGCCATTTTGGAGTTATTTCTGTCAAATAAGTGATTCTACCACCAGTTATGGTTCTTATTCTGGAGCTGTGCCCAATGAAAAGATCACTTGGGGAAAACTAGATATCAATACCCCCAAGTTTATAATAGAGAGTGATGCAACCATTGTTGCCCCATTAATTTTTGCTTACCTATTAGACATGTAA